Proteins encoded together in one Synechococcus sp. A15-62 window:
- the tsaD gene encoding tRNA (adenosine(37)-N6)-threonylcarbamoyltransferase complex transferase subunit TsaD encodes MHAVLALETSCDESAAAVLRRHADGRIDVLASRIASQVEEHARWGGVVPEIASRRHVEALPGLVEAVVDEAGVALGQLDAIAATITPGLAGALMVASVTGRTLAALHQRPFLGVHHLEGHLASVMLGDAPPQAPYLVLLVSGGHTELILVAEDGGMTRLGRSHDDAAGEAFDKVARLLGLGYPGGPAIQAVAETGDATRFRLPKGRISLPGGGFHPYDFSFSGLKTAMLRTVETLRQTTDPLPLADLAASFEQVVADVLVQRSLRCAADHGVQQLVMVGGVAANRRLRQSMLEQGKQRGIAVSIAPLAFCTDNAAMIGAAALMRLGQNAACTSLESGVAARWPLDQANALYTPDPPF; translated from the coding sequence ATGCATGCAGTGCTTGCCCTCGAAACAAGTTGTGACGAGTCCGCTGCAGCGGTCCTGCGCCGTCACGCTGATGGGCGAATCGACGTTCTGGCGTCGCGGATTGCATCTCAGGTTGAGGAGCATGCCCGTTGGGGTGGTGTGGTGCCCGAAATCGCTTCGCGCCGGCACGTTGAGGCCCTGCCGGGGCTGGTGGAGGCCGTGGTTGACGAGGCGGGCGTCGCTCTGGGGCAGCTGGATGCCATTGCGGCCACGATCACTCCAGGTCTGGCCGGGGCTCTGATGGTGGCCTCAGTGACCGGCCGAACCCTTGCCGCGCTTCATCAGCGCCCCTTCCTCGGCGTTCATCACCTCGAGGGTCATCTGGCCTCGGTGATGCTTGGAGATGCTCCACCGCAAGCTCCTTATCTGGTGTTGCTTGTGAGTGGGGGGCACACCGAGCTGATTCTTGTGGCTGAGGACGGCGGGATGACGCGGCTCGGCCGAAGCCATGACGATGCCGCTGGAGAGGCTTTCGACAAGGTGGCCCGCCTGCTCGGTTTGGGATATCCCGGAGGTCCTGCCATCCAGGCTGTAGCCGAAACGGGTGATGCAACGCGCTTTCGCCTGCCCAAGGGGCGGATTTCATTGCCGGGCGGCGGTTTTCACCCCTACGACTTTTCCTTCAGTGGTCTGAAGACCGCCATGCTCCGCACCGTGGAAACCCTGCGGCAGACCACCGATCCGCTGCCTCTTGCCGACCTGGCCGCCAGTTTCGAACAGGTGGTGGCTGATGTTCTGGTGCAGCGCAGCCTTCGCTGTGCCGCAGACCATGGTGTTCAGCAACTGGTGATGGTCGGCGGTGTCGCCGCGAACCGTCGCTTGCGCCAAAGCATGCTCGAACAGGGAAAGCAGCGGGGCATAGCGGTTTCCATCGCTCCGCTGGCCTTCTGCACCGACAACGCCGCCATGATCGGAGCTGCGGCCTTGATGCGTCTGGGCCAGAACGCCGCTTGCACCTCTCTTGAATCAGGCGTTGCAGCCCGCTGGCCTCTGGATCAGGCCAATGCGCTTTACACACCAGACCCACCCTTTTAG
- a CDS encoding chlorophyll a/b-binding protein: protein MDQPETRSDAPEPVEADELNAWKRGFTPQAEIWNGRLAMIGLSAGIAVVLLVRVFSGG, encoded by the coding sequence GTGGACCAACCGGAAACCAGATCAGATGCTCCAGAGCCCGTTGAGGCTGATGAGCTGAACGCCTGGAAGCGTGGCTTCACCCCACAGGCCGAAATCTGGAATGGCCGTCTGGCGATGATCGGCCTTTCCGCAGGCATCGCTGTTGTTCTGTTGGTGCGAGTGTTCAGCGGTGGCTGA
- a CDS encoding type IV pilus twitching motility protein PilT: MPCHQRGSAGFPPSFPPRPTSGQSSGRSREVHNPAPRAAAHGSGSPSLEEIVRIAHDAGHSDVYLGVGEVPRYRARGDMQGTEWPVTHAEVFQGWLQEILTPQQIDGFNRDKEFDGSHAFPFVRVRINLMDSLRGPAMVLRLIPQTILTMEQLHLPSVLQSLAARPKGLILVTGPTGSGKSTTLAAMIDWINRNEARHILTIEDPVEFVHESRKSLIRHREVGSHTLKFHNALRAALREDPDVILVGEIRDQETLSTALEAAQTGHLVFGTLHTNSAVKTVERVLGMYPPEEQESVRRSLSKSLLGVIAQGLIKTTDGKRAAYHDILINTDACKDYIQRGALDEVEEIMERSGFDGMVTTNQSLLALVEADRIDGDQAVAVSLKPNELAQALRGRS, translated from the coding sequence ATCCCTTGCCATCAACGTGGCTCAGCCGGTTTCCCCCCCAGCTTCCCGCCGCGCCCAACCTCCGGCCAAAGTTCAGGACGATCTCGGGAGGTTCACAACCCGGCGCCCAGGGCCGCTGCGCATGGTTCTGGCTCTCCAAGCCTCGAGGAGATCGTGCGAATCGCCCATGATGCAGGCCATTCCGATGTCTACCTCGGAGTGGGGGAAGTCCCGCGCTACCGGGCCCGGGGAGACATGCAAGGCACGGAATGGCCGGTCACCCACGCCGAGGTCTTTCAGGGATGGCTCCAGGAAATCCTGACGCCACAGCAGATCGATGGCTTCAACCGCGACAAGGAATTTGACGGCTCCCATGCCTTCCCCTTCGTGCGCGTGCGCATCAACCTGATGGATTCCCTGCGAGGCCCGGCCATGGTGCTGCGCCTCATTCCGCAGACGATCCTCACCATGGAGCAGCTGCATCTCCCCAGCGTGCTGCAGAGCCTCGCCGCCCGGCCGAAGGGACTGATCCTGGTCACCGGACCGACAGGGTCTGGCAAGAGCACAACCCTGGCGGCGATGATCGATTGGATCAACCGCAATGAGGCACGCCACATCCTCACGATCGAGGATCCCGTCGAGTTCGTGCATGAGAGCCGCAAATCCCTCATCCGGCACCGGGAAGTGGGGTCGCACACTCTCAAGTTCCACAACGCCCTGAGGGCAGCCCTGCGGGAAGATCCCGATGTGATTCTGGTGGGCGAAATCCGGGATCAGGAAACCCTCTCCACGGCCCTTGAAGCGGCCCAGACCGGCCACCTGGTGTTCGGGACGCTGCACACCAATTCAGCTGTGAAAACCGTGGAACGGGTCCTCGGCATGTATCCGCCTGAAGAGCAGGAGAGTGTTCGCCGTTCGTTATCCAAGTCGCTGCTGGGGGTGATCGCCCAGGGCTTGATCAAGACAACAGATGGAAAACGGGCTGCGTATCACGACATCCTGATCAACACCGATGCCTGCAAGGACTACATCCAGCGGGGGGCGCTCGATGAGGTGGAGGAAATCATGGAACGCAGTGGATTCGATGGGATGGTGACCACCAATCAATCGCTGCTGGCCCTGGTGGAGGCGGATCGAATTGACGGCGATCAAGCGGTGGCCGTCAGCCTCAAGCCCAACGAGCTGGCTCAGGCCCTGCGGGGCCGAAGCTGA
- the wecB gene encoding non-hydrolyzing UDP-N-acetylglucosamine 2-epimerase — translation MAEQPRVTIVLGTRPEAIKLAPVIRTFQACDALQTRVVLTGQHREMVGQVMDLFHLQADQDLNLMAPRQTLTHVTCAALQGLREDFQAYPPQLVLVQGDTTTAFAAGLAAFYEQIPVGHVEAGLRTDNLLDPFPEEANRRLLSQIATLHFAPTLKAESNLKASGVVGEIAVTGNTVIDALLLMAESAPDVRFDGLDWDQQRVILATVHRRENWGERLNDIAAGMLQVLERFPDTALLLPMHRNPTVREPLQALLGSHPRVVLTEPLDYDRLVAAMKGCSLLLTDSGGLQEEAPALGKPVLVLRRTTERPEAVDAGTARLVGTDPDVILEETSRLFGDATAYQEMSRAVNPFGDGHASERILELCRRQLGV, via the coding sequence ATGGCTGAACAGCCCCGCGTCACGATCGTTCTGGGAACGCGTCCGGAGGCGATCAAGCTGGCTCCGGTCATCCGGACGTTTCAAGCCTGTGATGCATTGCAGACCCGTGTTGTCCTGACCGGTCAGCACCGCGAGATGGTGGGTCAGGTGATGGATCTGTTCCATCTCCAAGCGGATCAGGATCTCAATCTGATGGCCCCCCGGCAGACCCTGACCCATGTCACCTGTGCTGCGCTGCAGGGGCTGCGGGAAGACTTTCAGGCCTATCCACCGCAATTGGTCCTGGTGCAGGGCGACACCACTACGGCGTTTGCCGCTGGTTTGGCTGCGTTTTACGAGCAGATCCCGGTTGGTCATGTGGAGGCCGGTCTGCGCACCGACAATCTTTTGGATCCCTTCCCGGAGGAAGCCAACCGCCGGCTCCTCTCCCAGATCGCGACCCTTCATTTCGCGCCGACGCTCAAGGCCGAATCCAACCTGAAAGCATCCGGTGTGGTCGGGGAGATCGCCGTGACCGGTAACACCGTGATAGATGCGTTGTTGTTGATGGCGGAATCGGCACCGGATGTTCGGTTTGATGGCCTCGACTGGGACCAACAGAGGGTGATCCTCGCCACGGTGCATCGCCGTGAAAACTGGGGTGAGCGGCTAAATGACATCGCTGCAGGAATGCTGCAGGTGCTTGAGCGCTTTCCCGACACAGCGCTGCTGCTGCCGATGCACCGCAACCCGACGGTGCGTGAACCGCTGCAGGCCCTGCTTGGAAGCCATCCCCGTGTCGTTCTGACCGAACCTCTCGACTACGACCGTCTCGTTGCAGCGATGAAAGGCTGCTCCCTGTTGCTCACCGACTCCGGTGGTCTCCAGGAGGAAGCCCCTGCGCTCGGCAAACCCGTGCTGGTTCTGCGGCGCACCACAGAGCGGCCGGAGGCCGTTGATGCGGGAACGGCCCGGCTGGTGGGTACCGATCCCGATGTGATCCTGGAAGAGACCTCTCGGCTGTTTGGGGATGCCACGGCCTATCAAGAGATGTCCCGCGCCGTTAACCCCTTCGGCGATGGTCACGCGAGCGAACGCATCCTTGAGCTTTGTCGCCGACAGCTCGGCGTCTGA
- a CDS encoding DUF1643 domain-containing protein: protein MSFVADSSASEASLSSDGCYRWWLRRRLGTGEGCLFFVGLNPSRADGQHDDPTLRRLIGFARHWGYRELLVLNLFARMSPSPAALLRVKDPIGGLNDAILNRWFNHWSRTSGVDLWCGWGANGARWDRTQLVLGNIQRLLPQRRRSVPDSPHPLMLGQTASGQPRHPLYAPRNTCLRPFLWADPEPIRHPVGTLTDVLPR from the coding sequence TTGAGCTTTGTCGCCGACAGCTCGGCGTCTGAAGCGTCCCTCAGCAGCGATGGCTGCTACCGCTGGTGGCTGCGGCGCCGCCTGGGTACGGGCGAAGGGTGTCTGTTTTTCGTGGGTCTGAATCCCTCGAGAGCAGATGGCCAGCACGATGACCCGACCCTGCGCCGTTTGATCGGCTTCGCCAGGCATTGGGGATATCGGGAGTTGCTGGTGCTGAATCTGTTCGCCCGGATGTCGCCGTCTCCGGCGGCGCTGCTGCGGGTCAAGGACCCCATCGGAGGGCTTAACGACGCGATCTTGAACCGCTGGTTCAACCACTGGTCCCGGACCTCTGGGGTCGATCTCTGGTGTGGATGGGGGGCGAATGGGGCGCGATGGGACCGGACTCAGCTGGTTCTTGGAAACATTCAGCGTTTGCTCCCGCAACGCCGACGCTCCGTTCCCGACTCGCCTCATCCGCTGATGCTGGGGCAGACGGCCTCGGGGCAACCGCGCCATCCGCTTTATGCCCCGCGCAACACCTGTCTTCGCCCTTTTCTCTGGGCAGACCCGGAACCGATCCGTCATCCTGTGGGGACCTTGACGGATGTCCTTCCTCGCTGA
- a CDS encoding sodium:proton antiporter: protein MTPERLGLLWGVTVSSGAAARFLAAKSEFPGVVLLLLSGLLIGRSGLGWVEPLDLGSGLGTVVGLLVSLVLFDGGLNLRLPGDTIKATVQRIAVLRLLISLGGGLLAAHWLAGLSWSLAAVFSAIVLATGPTVVTPLVRQIRLAPPLGEVLEAEGLVLEPIGAVLALLLLELVLGNLHGWREVMLGLLYRLGGGVLIGASVGWLLSELLRRLKPDQLKGLPLQLSLGLLFLMYGVSEWLLPESALPASVAAGIVVGRRPGPHTAELDGLIQELAQLAITMLFPLLAADVSWAELSPLGWGGILCVLSLMLVVRPIGVGLATIGLPYKLEQRLFLGWLAPRGIVTAAVASLFAIRLEQAGILGAGRLQGLVFLTILMTVGLQGLTAQPLARALGLVEADDDEPASAEAAAQSRQVLTDSGQQ, encoded by the coding sequence ATGACGCCTGAGCGTCTGGGCCTCCTCTGGGGCGTCACGGTCTCCTCGGGTGCTGCGGCCCGTTTTTTGGCGGCCAAGTCGGAATTTCCTGGGGTGGTGTTGCTGCTCCTGTCGGGGCTGCTGATCGGCCGCTCTGGTCTGGGTTGGGTGGAACCCCTTGATCTCGGCTCAGGGCTTGGAACTGTTGTGGGTCTTCTCGTCAGCCTGGTGTTGTTCGACGGCGGCCTGAATCTGCGTCTGCCTGGGGACACGATCAAGGCCACGGTGCAGCGCATCGCAGTCCTGCGTCTGTTGATCTCCCTGGGAGGCGGACTGTTGGCGGCCCATTGGCTTGCCGGCCTCAGCTGGTCGCTTGCGGCTGTGTTCAGTGCCATCGTGCTGGCTACGGGGCCAACGGTGGTCACACCACTGGTGCGTCAGATTCGGCTTGCACCACCTCTGGGCGAAGTCCTGGAGGCTGAAGGTCTGGTGCTTGAGCCGATCGGCGCCGTTTTAGCCCTGCTGCTGTTGGAGCTTGTCCTTGGCAACCTGCACGGCTGGCGTGAGGTGATGCTCGGCCTGCTGTATCGATTGGGCGGTGGTGTGCTGATTGGCGCGAGCGTCGGCTGGCTGCTGTCTGAGCTGCTGCGACGGCTAAAACCAGATCAGTTGAAGGGACTGCCGCTTCAGCTCAGTCTGGGTTTGCTGTTTCTGATGTACGGCGTCAGTGAGTGGCTGCTGCCGGAATCCGCCCTGCCTGCTTCGGTGGCGGCGGGAATCGTTGTCGGTCGACGTCCAGGCCCCCACACCGCTGAATTGGATGGCCTGATTCAGGAACTGGCGCAGTTGGCGATCACGATGCTGTTTCCGCTGCTGGCTGCTGACGTTTCCTGGGCTGAACTCAGTCCGCTGGGGTGGGGCGGCATCCTTTGCGTGCTGTCGTTGATGCTCGTGGTGCGTCCGATCGGCGTGGGTTTGGCCACCATCGGGTTGCCCTACAAGCTTGAGCAACGGCTCTTTCTGGGTTGGCTTGCGCCGCGAGGCATCGTCACCGCAGCGGTGGCCTCTCTTTTCGCGATTCGTTTGGAGCAGGCCGGCATCCTGGGGGCAGGACGCCTTCAGGGGTTGGTGTTCCTAACCATCCTGATGACCGTTGGCCTCCAGGGCCTCACGGCCCAGCCGTTGGCTCGGGCTCTTGGCCTGGTCGAAGCCGACGATGACGAGCCTGCCTCAGCCGAGGCAGCGGCGCAGTCGCGGCAGGTCCTCACCGATTCGGGCCAGCAATGA
- the gltX gene encoding glutamate--tRNA ligase yields MVRVRLAPSPTGTLHIGTARTAVFNWLYAKHEQGAFVLRIEDTDKERSKPEYTQNILEGLQWLGINWDEQPVIQSERVAQHREAIQTLLDRGLAYRCYASETELTAMRDAQKAANQAPRYDNRHRILTHEQEQAFQAEGREAVIRFRIDDAAEIRWNDLVRGAMSWRGADLGGDMVIARRAPADQIGDPLYNLVVVVDDAAMEITHVIRGEDHIANTAKQLLLYEALGLPLPTFAHAPLILNAEGRKLSKRDGVTSINDFRAMGYTPDAIANYMTLLGWSVPEGMEERFSLREAAAVFGFDRVNKAGARFDWDKLNWLNAQVLHGWTADHLLEELTPLWAERGWTPTSDKSWCLDLCALLGPSLTLLKDGVDQAEPFFDRPELQEDALKQLGIEGAKAAMADLLQRLENNPWDGNDVDQAKAWLGDAAKAAGVKKGVVMKSLRAALLGRLQGPDLITTWSLLARIGEDLPRLRRCLG; encoded by the coding sequence ATGGTGCGCGTTCGATTGGCCCCCAGCCCGACGGGCACGCTTCATATTGGAACGGCGCGAACCGCTGTTTTCAATTGGCTTTATGCCAAGCACGAGCAAGGGGCGTTTGTGCTGCGGATTGAAGACACCGACAAGGAGCGGTCCAAACCCGAGTACACCCAGAATATTCTCGAAGGCTTGCAGTGGCTCGGGATCAACTGGGACGAGCAACCCGTCATCCAGAGCGAACGGGTGGCGCAGCATCGTGAAGCGATCCAGACCCTGCTCGATCGGGGATTGGCCTACCGCTGCTATGCCAGCGAAACGGAACTCACGGCCATGCGCGATGCGCAGAAAGCGGCCAATCAAGCGCCGCGCTACGACAACCGCCACAGAATTCTGACGCACGAGCAGGAGCAGGCGTTTCAGGCCGAAGGCCGTGAAGCGGTGATCCGCTTCCGCATTGATGACGCTGCCGAAATTCGCTGGAATGATCTGGTGCGTGGGGCCATGAGCTGGCGGGGGGCTGACCTTGGCGGTGACATGGTGATCGCCCGTCGTGCTCCGGCGGATCAAATCGGCGACCCCCTCTACAACCTTGTTGTGGTGGTGGATGACGCCGCAATGGAAATCACCCATGTGATCCGCGGTGAAGATCACATTGCCAACACCGCTAAGCAACTGCTCCTCTACGAAGCGCTTGGCCTGCCCTTGCCGACCTTTGCCCACGCTCCCCTCATCCTCAATGCCGAGGGACGCAAGCTTTCCAAACGGGATGGGGTGACCTCCATCAACGATTTCCGCGCCATGGGCTACACCCCTGACGCCATCGCCAACTACATGACGTTGTTGGGGTGGTCCGTGCCGGAGGGCATGGAGGAACGGTTCAGCTTGCGTGAGGCCGCAGCCGTCTTTGGTTTCGATCGCGTCAACAAAGCCGGGGCGCGTTTCGACTGGGACAAGCTCAACTGGCTGAATGCCCAGGTTCTGCACGGCTGGACGGCGGACCATCTTCTTGAGGAGCTGACGCCCCTCTGGGCCGAACGCGGTTGGACTCCTACCAGCGACAAGAGCTGGTGCCTGGACCTCTGCGCCTTGCTGGGCCCCTCCCTCACCCTGCTCAAAGATGGCGTCGATCAGGCGGAACCGTTCTTTGATCGTCCGGAGCTCCAGGAGGATGCGCTCAAGCAACTCGGGATCGAAGGAGCCAAAGCGGCCATGGCCGACCTGCTTCAACGGCTCGAGAACAACCCTTGGGATGGCAACGACGTCGATCAAGCCAAGGCTTGGCTGGGGGATGCCGCCAAAGCAGCCGGTGTGAAGAAAGGGGTGGTGATGAAATCCCTGCGGGCCGCTCTGCTGGGGCGCCTTCAAGGGCCTGATCTGATCACCACATGGTCATTGCTGGCCCGAATCGGTGAGGACCTGCCGCGACTGCGCCGCTGCCTCGGCTGA
- a CDS encoding hyperconserved protein Hcp yields the protein MELDLQPGDVVKVLESAALGWVRARVIRVKSGGRVVVQSDQGREFTARGNQVRLIEPAGFRP from the coding sequence ATGGAGTTGGATCTTCAACCTGGTGATGTTGTGAAGGTGTTGGAGTCAGCCGCCCTCGGCTGGGTCCGCGCCCGAGTGATACGCGTCAAGTCCGGCGGCCGTGTGGTCGTACAAAGCGATCAAGGTCGTGAATTCACTGCCCGCGGCAATCAGGTTCGACTCATTGAGCCTGCAGGATTCCGTCCCTGA
- the rplS gene encoding 50S ribosomal protein L19: protein MAADSKDTAVTDENTETAVEAAPEATAAKSSKASSAPAKKLSPEALIRSFESSQQKDDLPEIYVGDTVRVGVRISEGNKERVQPYEGVVISKRHGGLNQTITVRRIFQGIGVERVFMLHSPQVASIKVERRGKVRRAKLFYLRERVGKATRVKQRFDR from the coding sequence ATGGCAGCCGATTCGAAGGACACAGCGGTGACCGACGAGAACACCGAAACGGCTGTGGAAGCAGCACCAGAGGCCACAGCGGCGAAGTCCAGCAAGGCTTCCAGTGCTCCTGCCAAGAAACTGAGCCCCGAAGCTCTGATTCGCTCCTTTGAGTCGTCTCAGCAGAAGGATGATCTTCCTGAGATCTATGTGGGAGACACCGTGCGCGTTGGTGTTCGCATCAGCGAGGGCAACAAGGAGCGCGTTCAGCCCTACGAGGGCGTGGTGATTTCCAAGCGCCATGGCGGTCTCAACCAGACCATCACCGTGCGCCGAATTTTCCAGGGCATCGGCGTTGAGCGGGTGTTCATGCTGCACAGCCCCCAGGTGGCTTCCATCAAGGTGGAACGGCGCGGTAAAGTGCGCAGGGCGAAGCTTTTCTATCTGCGGGAACGGGTGGGCAAGGCCACCCGCGTGAAGCAGCGCTTCGATCGCTGA
- a CDS encoding PepSY domain-containing protein, with protein MSLLVRLRELHRSVAPFVLAPLLVTVFSGVSYRLARDWFGASREQVHWLMVVHEGEWLGSMLEPMVVLLNAIGLLWMLITGMVLLIERWRRKVHS; from the coding sequence ATGTCGCTGCTTGTGCGCTTGCGTGAACTGCATCGGAGCGTTGCACCTTTTGTTCTGGCGCCTTTGCTGGTGACGGTGTTCTCAGGTGTCAGTTACCGCCTGGCCCGGGACTGGTTCGGAGCCAGTCGGGAACAGGTTCACTGGTTAATGGTGGTGCATGAAGGGGAATGGCTCGGTTCCATGCTGGAACCGATGGTTGTTCTTCTCAACGCCATCGGCCTGCTGTGGATGCTGATCACAGGGATGGTGCTTCTTATAGAGCGATGGCGTCGAAAGGTACACTCGTAG
- the map gene encoding type I methionyl aminopeptidase — translation MNLFADLLASTQAAQGQVTATGPRIQKRRGVEIKSAREVKIMRQASHIVATVLREVMGMVEPGQTTGDIDAYAEKRIREMGATPSFKGYHGFPASICASINNEVVHGIPSPKRVIRQGDLLKVDTGAYFEGYHGDSCITICVGDAPQEAQTLSRVAKAALMAGLSQVKAGNTLLDIAGAVEDHVKANGFSVVEDYTGHGVGRNLHEEPSVFNFRTDELPNVTLRPGMTLAIEPILNAGSKACRTLRDQWTVVTRDGSLSAQWEHTVLVTSDGCEILTDRGD, via the coding sequence ATGAATCTGTTTGCTGATCTTCTGGCATCCACCCAGGCAGCGCAGGGGCAGGTGACGGCGACCGGTCCGCGCATTCAGAAGCGTCGCGGTGTTGAGATCAAATCAGCCCGTGAAGTGAAGATCATGCGCCAGGCCAGCCACATCGTCGCCACCGTGCTGCGCGAGGTGATGGGAATGGTGGAGCCCGGCCAGACGACGGGAGATATTGATGCCTATGCCGAAAAACGCATCCGCGAAATGGGGGCGACCCCAAGTTTCAAGGGCTATCACGGTTTTCCGGCGAGCATCTGCGCCAGCATCAACAACGAAGTGGTGCATGGCATTCCCAGCCCGAAGCGTGTGATCCGCCAGGGCGATCTTCTTAAGGTGGATACCGGCGCCTACTTCGAGGGCTACCACGGCGATAGCTGCATCACGATCTGCGTTGGAGACGCGCCCCAAGAAGCACAGACCCTGAGCCGCGTTGCTAAAGCAGCCTTGATGGCTGGCCTGAGCCAGGTCAAAGCAGGCAACACCTTGCTGGACATCGCTGGAGCCGTTGAAGACCACGTCAAGGCCAACGGTTTCAGTGTTGTGGAGGACTACACCGGCCACGGAGTTGGCAGGAACCTTCACGAAGAGCCTTCCGTGTTCAATTTCCGTACCGATGAGCTTCCCAACGTCACCCTGCGTCCTGGCATGACCCTGGCGATTGAGCCCATCCTCAATGCCGGCAGCAAGGCATGCCGCACCCTGCGGGACCAGTGGACCGTTGTGACCCGCGATGGCTCTCTCTCGGCGCAGTGGGAGCACACCGTTCTGGTGACGAGTGATGGATGTGAAATCCTCACCGATCGGGGCGACTGA
- a CDS encoding SDR family oxidoreductase: MPQAGPMAQSPFHGKRIGITGARGALGAALARCFRAAGAHVTGFTHGSTPPKQPEGPHRWVSWSCGDEASLDEDLAEIDVLILNHGINPQGGQSPDVINQALEINTLSSWRLMQRFEAISRASPQGSPKEVWVNTSEAEIQPALSPIYELTKRMLGQLVSIRGAVLDASGREALILRKLVLGPFRSSLNPIGVMGADFVAGQVLRQASWGFRLVIVTPNPLTYVLMPLTELGRRVYSRILSRPDR; encoded by the coding sequence ATGCCCCAAGCTGGCCCCATGGCCCAGTCCCCTTTCCACGGCAAACGGATCGGCATCACAGGCGCTCGTGGAGCCCTTGGCGCAGCCCTGGCCCGTTGCTTCCGTGCCGCAGGCGCCCACGTGACCGGTTTCACCCACGGTTCCACTCCGCCAAAGCAACCGGAGGGTCCACACCGCTGGGTGAGCTGGAGCTGCGGAGACGAAGCCAGCCTGGATGAGGATCTCGCGGAGATCGATGTTCTGATCCTGAATCACGGAATCAATCCTCAAGGCGGTCAAAGCCCCGATGTGATCAATCAGGCGCTGGAGATCAACACCTTGAGCAGCTGGCGGCTGATGCAGCGATTTGAGGCCATCAGCAGAGCATCGCCGCAGGGCAGCCCGAAGGAGGTGTGGGTCAACACCTCGGAGGCTGAAATCCAGCCTGCTTTGAGTCCTATTTACGAGCTCACCAAGAGGATGCTTGGACAACTGGTGAGCATCCGCGGCGCTGTGCTTGATGCCTCAGGCCGGGAGGCCCTGATTCTGCGCAAGCTGGTGCTGGGTCCCTTTCGCTCATCGCTCAATCCGATCGGGGTGATGGGCGCTGATTTCGTCGCAGGTCAGGTGCTGCGCCAGGCGAGCTGGGGATTTCGCCTGGTGATCGTGACGCCAAACCCCCTGACCTATGTCTTGATGCCTCTCACCGAGCTTGGACGGCGGGTCTACAGCCGAATCCTCAGTCGCCCCGATCGGTGA
- the ebsA gene encoding type IV pilus biogenesis protein EbsA has protein sequence MSDAAQLVLFAPYCGGVKREQDLSAALQILGRGALQGRRPVAGSDGHPYELRWNGVAAPMERLDCQLCFPGHPEGNVDFAVTTHQLVTWLMDCSHLQPPEPDLPDGFWQWLLIERGDAPEQA, from the coding sequence GTGTCAGATGCCGCCCAACTGGTTCTGTTTGCTCCCTACTGCGGTGGCGTCAAGCGCGAGCAGGATCTCTCCGCAGCGCTTCAGATCCTGGGGCGTGGCGCACTGCAGGGGCGGCGTCCGGTGGCCGGAAGCGATGGACACCCTTACGAACTCCGCTGGAATGGGGTTGCTGCACCGATGGAGAGGCTGGACTGCCAACTTTGTTTTCCCGGTCATCCCGAGGGGAATGTTGATTTCGCCGTCACCACCCATCAGCTGGTGACCTGGCTCATGGATTGTTCCCATCTCCAACCACCGGAGCCTGATCTGCCCGATGGGTTCTGGCAGTGGTTGTTGATCGAGCGCGGAGATGCGCCAGAACAGGCCTAG